The Nitrospira sp. genome contains the following window.
CACAGCAGGCCCCAGCAGAGGAGCGACAGGCAACGGAATGAAATGAAACGGCCTCCCCGAGGGGAGGCCGTGGTCGATGGAGGGTAAGGTCTCAACAGTCTACGTCGGGCTAGAAAATGGTGCGTTTCTTCTCAACCACTTTCTTGATTTTCTTCTGTCCGAACCAGGACTTGACGTTGTTTTCCAAGTCGACCATCTCCAGATCGACCTGATAGAACACCGCTTTGGCTCCGTCCTGTTCGTCCAGAATCGTCGCAATACTCCCGCGCATCATGTAGTCTGCGCCGATTTCCTTGCCCGGCGCCTTTTGCGTATCTTCACGGGCATGAACGGCCTGCTCGCGCCGCTCTTCACGCACTTCCTCCCGTTCGCCTTTCCCGGCGACAAAGGTCACTTTCTGCGAGTTGGTGAGCTCCCGCTCGAGATCGTTGACGAAGGTTTGCACATTGATATGTTCATGGCTCTTGTTCAGCACCGTCCCGACGATGACGACCGGCTGCCGGTTCTTGCCCTTTGTGAAGTTGCCGAGCCAGGGATTTGCCAAGGCTTCCTTGACCATGGCTTCGGCGACCATTTGAGAATCCGTATCGTTCCAGCGCCCGCTGAGATCGGTGACGATCCCGGTATCCACACGGGTCACTTTGGTTTCATGGCCGCACCCGCCAACCACAGCGGCCACACCGACGATCACCAGTACCGCCACGCTCCGTCCGAATGCCCCTTTCCGCCACTCGATCATGCGCTCTCTCCTCCTGAACAACAGGCATTGCCTCTGGCATGTCCGCTACTTGTTCGCGCGCTTGTCTTCTTCCTTCTCCAGACGATCGAACAACCGATCGGCATTCT
Protein-coding sequences here:
- a CDS encoding penicillin-binding protein activator LpoB, translating into MIEWRKGAFGRSVAVLVIVGVAAVVGGCGHETKVTRVDTGIVTDLSGRWNDTDSQMVAEAMVKEALANPWLGNFTKGKNRQPVVIVGTVLNKSHEHINVQTFVNDLERELTNSQKVTFVAGKGEREEVREERREQAVHAREDTQKAPGKEIGADYMMRGSIATILDEQDGAKAVFYQVDLEMVDLENNVKSWFGQKKIKKVVEKKRTIF